The following proteins are encoded in a genomic region of Oncorhynchus kisutch isolate 150728-3 linkage group LG6, Okis_V2, whole genome shotgun sequence:
- the si:ch1073-143l10.2 gene encoding uncharacterized protein si:ch1073-143l10.2 isoform X1, translating into MSSSAFALICIRCSLFLRILSPVEVCEHSPATASNHSSAQLREKTAMEGWKSHVRARLFQRDCTQKDPFSGIFNTLSELAEQLDLRDTLWDEVQRPSSEGDVGLTVDHRELYLQLRESEHITEKLSQTVSDLTTVMYLKDAELQYCHSQVSRYRKEAVTQAREANLLQASLSEFEFASASQSEELAALRLEQRELKEGLAAAWREKEELLERWMDEKKEEAERVNRHNDTQERWHRFTRRLNKHHRREMLRPCEQTNSWTTGRPTTEPATTIQKEGGAHCPGWTFYPKSLLY; encoded by the exons ATGAGTAGCAGTGCTTTTGCTTTGATCTGTATACGGTGCAGTCTTTTTCTCCGCATCCTCAGTCCTGTTGAAGTTTGTGAGCACAGCCCTGCAACTGCAAGCAATCATTCATCAGCGCAGCTAAG AGAAAAGACCGCAATGGAAGGGTGGAAGAGTCACGTGCGCGCTAGACTGTTCCAGAGAGATTGTACACAAAAGGACCCCTTCAGTGGTATCTTTAACACCT TGTCCGAGCTAGCGGAACAGCTTGATTTACGGGATACACTTTGGGATGAGGTACAGAGACCCAG TTCTGAAGGAGATGTTGGGCTGACAGTTGACCACAGAGAACTATACCTCCAGCTCAGAGAGAGTGAACATATAACAGAAAAG CTCTCTCAGACAGTCTCTGACCTGACCACCGTCATGTACCTGAAAGATGCTGAGCTTCAATACTGCCACTCGCA AGTCTCCCGCTATCGGAAGGAAGCTGTCACTCAAGCCAGGGAGGCCAACCTTCTGCAGGCCAGCCTATCAGAATTTGAGTTTGCATCGGCGAGCCAATCAGAGGAGTTGGCAGCTCTGCGGTTGGAGCAGCGGGAGCTGAAGGAGGGGCTTGCAGCggcctggagagagaaagaagagcttCTGGAGCGATGGATGgatgagaagaaggaggaggcGGAGAGGGTGAACAGGCACAATGACACACAGGAAAG GTGGCATCGTTTCACCCGGCGACTCAACAAGCATCACCGTAGAGAGATGCTGCGACCATGTGAGCAGACCAACTCCTGGACGACTGGTAGGCCTACAACTGAACCAGCAACCACCATACAGA
- the si:ch1073-143l10.2 gene encoding uncharacterized protein si:ch1073-143l10.2 isoform X2: MSSSAFALICIRCSLFLRILSPVEVCEHSPATASNHSSAQLREKTAMEGWKSHVRARLFQRDCTQKDPFSGIFNTLSELAEQLDLRDTLWDEVQRPSSEGDVGLTVDHRELYLQLRESEHITEKLSQTVSDLTTVMYLKDAELQYCHSQVSRYRKEAVTQAREANLLQASLSEFEFASASQSEELAALRLEQRELKEGLAAAWREKEELLERWMDEKKEEAERVNRHNDTQERWHRFTRRLNKHHRREMLRPCEQTNSWTTGRPTTEPATTIQTVAGTLLCPN; this comes from the exons ATGAGTAGCAGTGCTTTTGCTTTGATCTGTATACGGTGCAGTCTTTTTCTCCGCATCCTCAGTCCTGTTGAAGTTTGTGAGCACAGCCCTGCAACTGCAAGCAATCATTCATCAGCGCAGCTAAG AGAAAAGACCGCAATGGAAGGGTGGAAGAGTCACGTGCGCGCTAGACTGTTCCAGAGAGATTGTACACAAAAGGACCCCTTCAGTGGTATCTTTAACACCT TGTCCGAGCTAGCGGAACAGCTTGATTTACGGGATACACTTTGGGATGAGGTACAGAGACCCAG TTCTGAAGGAGATGTTGGGCTGACAGTTGACCACAGAGAACTATACCTCCAGCTCAGAGAGAGTGAACATATAACAGAAAAG CTCTCTCAGACAGTCTCTGACCTGACCACCGTCATGTACCTGAAAGATGCTGAGCTTCAATACTGCCACTCGCA AGTCTCCCGCTATCGGAAGGAAGCTGTCACTCAAGCCAGGGAGGCCAACCTTCTGCAGGCCAGCCTATCAGAATTTGAGTTTGCATCGGCGAGCCAATCAGAGGAGTTGGCAGCTCTGCGGTTGGAGCAGCGGGAGCTGAAGGAGGGGCTTGCAGCggcctggagagagaaagaagagcttCTGGAGCGATGGATGgatgagaagaaggaggaggcGGAGAGGGTGAACAGGCACAATGACACACAGGAAAG GTGGCATCGTTTCACCCGGCGACTCAACAAGCATCACCGTAGAGAGATGCTGCGACCATGTGAGCAGACCAACTCCTGGACGACTGGTAGGCCTACAACTGAACCAGCAACCACCATACAGA
- the si:ch1073-143l10.2 gene encoding uncharacterized protein si:ch1073-143l10.2 isoform X3 has translation MEGWKSHVRARLFQRDCTQKDPFSGIFNTLSELAEQLDLRDTLWDEVQRPSSEGDVGLTVDHRELYLQLRESEHITEKLSQTVSDLTTVMYLKDAELQYCHSQVSRYRKEAVTQAREANLLQASLSEFEFASASQSEELAALRLEQRELKEGLAAAWREKEELLERWMDEKKEEAERVNRHNDTQERWHRFTRRLNKHHRREMLRPCEQTNSWTTGRPTTEPATTIQKEGGAHCPGWTFYPKSLLY, from the exons ATGGAAGGGTGGAAGAGTCACGTGCGCGCTAGACTGTTCCAGAGAGATTGTACACAAAAGGACCCCTTCAGTGGTATCTTTAACACCT TGTCCGAGCTAGCGGAACAGCTTGATTTACGGGATACACTTTGGGATGAGGTACAGAGACCCAG TTCTGAAGGAGATGTTGGGCTGACAGTTGACCACAGAGAACTATACCTCCAGCTCAGAGAGAGTGAACATATAACAGAAAAG CTCTCTCAGACAGTCTCTGACCTGACCACCGTCATGTACCTGAAAGATGCTGAGCTTCAATACTGCCACTCGCA AGTCTCCCGCTATCGGAAGGAAGCTGTCACTCAAGCCAGGGAGGCCAACCTTCTGCAGGCCAGCCTATCAGAATTTGAGTTTGCATCGGCGAGCCAATCAGAGGAGTTGGCAGCTCTGCGGTTGGAGCAGCGGGAGCTGAAGGAGGGGCTTGCAGCggcctggagagagaaagaagagcttCTGGAGCGATGGATGgatgagaagaaggaggaggcGGAGAGGGTGAACAGGCACAATGACACACAGGAAAG GTGGCATCGTTTCACCCGGCGACTCAACAAGCATCACCGTAGAGAGATGCTGCGACCATGTGAGCAGACCAACTCCTGGACGACTGGTAGGCCTACAACTGAACCAGCAACCACCATACAGA